One Triticum dicoccoides isolate Atlit2015 ecotype Zavitan chromosome 3B, WEW_v2.0, whole genome shotgun sequence genomic window, AGATCCTAGAGTTCTTCAGTCCTCGAAGCGTAAGTCTGGGTTGGAGACAGAAAATTGTTCCAAGAAGAGCAAGCTCCAACACAACAGCTCGGCTCTTTCAAAATCTAGTGAGGAGCTACTTAGTGATGAGATCACCCTTGGTTTGAAGAGAAGACTCAGGTTGGACGATATGACTCCATGTAAGAGGATCAAACAAGTAGACTACAACTCAGGTGAGTTATAACAGCCGAAGTTCAGTCTCTTAACTTGATCATTCATATTCGTAAATTGAATACATCATATCCTGAAATCTGAACTCTTCcttatttggttgttcttgcattgGATGATCAACCAATTGAGCAGAAACACAGCAGCCAGTCAAATTCTCCTGCAGCTTCATCAACGGGCATGGAAAGCGGGCACGAGATGAGGAGATGGTCACCTCACTCCCATGCAAGAGAGTCCGGTGATATGCCGAATCTATCCTGCAGACTGAGACTTTTGTGTCACAAGTCTTGGTTACTCGAAACAACTCGCAGAGCTAAGATTATGTGAACTGACATGGATAAGGCTTAAAGCTATGTGTAGATGTGTAGATTGGTCTGGAGCCATAGTTTCAGGTTTGTATCAAGTGCCAGTTGCAACCGTTGTAAGATTTAGTATTTCTTgtttacattggtgtgtttgtatGATGCCAGAAAATCTGCTAATGGTGGTCCAAGATGATATAATCGGTGCAAAATGATGTAATCTGCTAATGGTGGTCAAATCAGTAACCAGTGCATTTGCCTCCTTCCCAAAATATGTCATGTTGGTCTTGTTGAGCAATTTCATAGAAAAAGCTATCAACAGCTACAATACCAGTATCAATACATACATCATGAAAAATCTTTACATAGTGTATTTATTTAGCATAGTAGATATTGATatctttctataaacttggtcgacTTTTTAAAATGAGTTGAGATAAAATTAATATTCCTAATATTTTTGGAAGGAGTTTTTATAATCAAAACAGAAATGTACTTCTCAAGTACTACATCAACTGCTGCATCTTTATGAGATCAACTCAAAGATTcagcagtactccctccgtaaCATAATACAAGACGTTTTTTTACACTATGACTGTGTCAAAAAAGGTCTTATATTATGTTACGGAGTATTTCACTACAGTTATTAATAGCCGATAATTCTTATTAAATTATAATATTTGGGGTTAACAATTGTGTACATGAGTGGGAGAAAAAAAAAGACAAACTATATGCAAATGAGAGAAAATAAATGCCTAGTATGTTCAGCAGAACACATAATTGTGCATACTTTTGAGCTTTGCATCTAAAATAGTTGAGGATCATACATACAAGCATACAGCTAAAACAATGGCAGCATAAACAGTTTAGCCGTAAGCGGTCAACagtagaggaactacatctcttgATATTGACAGTGATGAGCAAAAAGATTGCACAACTGAGGCAAGAAAAACGCCATTCCAGGAGAAAGATTAGAAGAGCATAACTACAATAAAGGTGGTAGTCAACTGGTCTGCACTCTTAACAAGTGAGGCAAGAAAAGCATCATTCCAGGAGAAAGATTAAACAAACATAACTACGACACAGGTGGCAGTTAACCGGTCTGCACTCTTAACACTATACTGTGACCTTGCACCTTGAAAACAAAAATATATACGGCAAACTGAAGCATTGATACCTGACATCTGAGTGCAAGGTCACAAGTTCACTACAACGAAGAAGCTTGCACCGCCTGACTGCAAGCATTGATACCTTCAAGGCTTCAACTATTCTTCCTGTATGGTTCAACAATGCCATCAACCCCATCCAAAGTCTCCTTCTCCAAAGATAAAATTCTGAGGCAAACATCAAATTCAACATATCTTACTCCTCCAGAAGTCCAAAAGGTTTATTTCTTCGTCACCAACAAAGAAGGATTTTATCTCTTCAGAAAAATGGTCCCTCCAGTCAGAGAGAGAAGCAAATGGAAGTAAGCCAGTCAAGACCGGGATAACAAGCCCCAGCGCAGCATAAAATATGCACCGGCGAACCCAGTACGGCAACCCCACACCATTCTTGCTGTGAGTTATTGATATGGGACCATGAAGAACATGGTACATAACAGATGGATAACAGTTTCCGAGTAAATGGATGGAACAAAGGACTTCCCACCATACAAGCCAGATATTTCCATCACCGCCTAGAGTGTTGGCACAAAACCTTCCAGCAAAGCCGCAAATTACTCCCAACAAAATGAAATTGAAAGTTATAGGCATATTTGAT contains:
- the LOC119278134 gene encoding uncharacterized protein LOC119278134 yields the protein MPTPPLRTVHLRRSPSPPDAAPESAAIAVDGGGGVDLALAGRALGLDPASVRLNSYFISRGPDHVSTAVTWGALLAFFAARGLPTGADPAAPVAVRGRPAPSPPRPDPRVLQSSKRKSGLETENCSKKSKLQHNSSALSKSSEELLSDEITLGLKRRLRLDDMTPCKRIKQVDYNSETQQPVKFSCSFINGHGKRARDEEMVTSLPCKRVR